Genomic DNA from Frankiales bacterium:
CCCGGCCCGGGCCCGCCGACTCCCTCGACGACGCCGGTCGCGCGTTCCTCGCGGCGGTCCGGGGCGACTGCCACACCCACAGCGACTGGAGCGACGGCGGCAGCCCGCCGCAGGAGATGGCCGAGGCGTGCGCGGCGCTCGGTCACGAGTGGACCGTGCTCACCGACCACAGCCCGCGCCTCACCGTGGCCCGAGGGCTCACCCGAGAGCGGCTCGAGCGCCAGCTCGACCTCGTGGAGCGGATCAACGCCGAGCTCGCCCCCTTCCGCTACCTCACCGGCATCGAGGTCGACATCAACGAGGACGGCACCCTCGACCAGGACGACGACCTGCTGGCCCGGCTCGACGTCGTCGTGGCCAGCGTGCACTCCAAGCTGCGCTCCCCCTCGGAACCGATGACGCGCCGGATGGTCGCGGCGATCGCGAACCCGCACGTCGACGTGCTCGGCCACTGCACCGGCCGGATGGTCGCGGGCAGCCGGAAGCGGCCCGAGTCGGAGTTCGACGTCGACATCGTCATCGAGGCCTGCCGCCGGTTCGACGTCGCGCTCGAGATCAACAGCCGCCCCGAGCGGCTCGACCCGCCGCGGCGGATCCTGCGCGCCGCCGTCGAGGCGGACCTGCTGCTCGCGCTCGACACCGACGCGCACGCGCCCGGCCAGCTCGACTGGCAGGCCAACGGCGTGGCGCGCGCCGTGGAGTGCGGCGTCGACCCCGACCGCGTGGTGACCACCTGGGACGTCGACCGGCTCCTGGCGTGGACCGCGTCACGCTGACGCGGCGGGGCACCGCCGTCGCGGAAGGAAGCCGGCGGTGCGACGGTTGGTGCCTGTGACACCGGCGCCGACCCCGGAGGAGCCATGACCGTCCCGCTGTCGATCCTCGACCTCGCCCCCGTCGCCCCCGGGCAGGCGGTGGGCGACAGCCTCGCGCGCAGCGTGGAGCTGGCCCGGGCGGCGGAGGCCGCCGGCTACCGGCGGGTCTGGTACGCCGAGCACCACAACATGCCGCGGATCGCGTCCGCCGCCACGAGCGTGCTCATCGCGCACGTCGCCGCGCACACCTCGACGATCCGCCTGGGCGCAGGCGGCGTCATGCTGCCCAACCACTCGCCGCTCACGATCGCCGAGCAGTTCGGCACGCTGGAGTCGCTGCACCCCGGCCGCATCGACCTCGGCCTCGGCCGCGCGCCCGGGTCCGACCAGGCCACGACGTACGCGCTGCGCCGCGACCCGCGCTCGGCCGAGCAGTTCCCGCAGGACGTGCAGGAGCTCCAGGCGTTCCTCGGCGACGAGACGCTGGTGCCCGGCGTGTACGCCACGCCTGGTCGCGGCACCCGCGTGCCGCTCTACGTCCTCGGCTCGTCGATGTTCGGGGCGCAGCTGGCAGCCTTGCTCGGTCTGCCCTACGCCTTCGCCTCGCACTTCGCGCCGGAGCTGCTCGAGCCCGCGGTGGCGCTCTACCGGCGCGAGTTCCGCCCGTCGGCGCAGCTGGCCGAGCCCTACGTGATCGCGGGGGTCAACGTGGTGGCCGCGCAGGACGCCGACGACGCGCACGCCCAGCTGCACCAGACCCTGCTGCTGCGGGTGCGCGCCTTCCTCGGCCGGGGCCAGCGCTGGACCGACGAGGAGGCCGAGGCCGTGCTCGCCTCCCCGCAGGGGCGCCAGATCGCGCACATGCTCACCTACGCGGCCGTGGGCACGCCCGGCGAGGTGGTCGACTACCTCGAGGGGTTCACCAAGACCGCCGACGCCGACGAGCTCATCACGGCGCACCAGTCGCCTGATGCGGACGCACGGCTGCGCTCGGTGCGCCTGCTCGCGGACGCCGCGGGGCTCCGCGCGGCGTGAGGCCGCGCGCGGTCACAGCCGCGAGTTGAGGTACTCCGGGCCGTCTCCGTCGGAGACGCGGTCGAAGCTGCCGGCCATCCGCTCGTCGTCCAGCGCGGGCGCGCCCGACACGGTCTGGGCCACGACGCCGACGACGTGGTGCGCCACGGCCGTGGCGACGACGCTGCCGAGCAGCGCGATGCGCACGAGCCGGCGACCCTGCGCGACGGCGACGACGGGGATCGTCATGGCGCCTCCTCACGGTGGCGGGGACGTGTCCCCTACGTGATCGGCACGCCGGACGCCGGACTGAGGCCTTCGGCCGCTCGGATCGCCGGAACGGCGGTGCCCGGCGTCAGCCCGAGAGGACGTCGCCCCGCACGACGCGGGGGTCGTCGGCGCGCAGTC
This window encodes:
- a CDS encoding PHP domain-containing protein; the protein is MDPVAALRRAAFLLERENAESYRVQAYRKAAAALETVGAEEVRRRIAHGTLTELPGVGPKTAAVAAEAVDGATPAYILDLEARPGPADSLDDAGRAFLAAVRGDCHTHSDWSDGGSPPQEMAEACAALGHEWTVLTDHSPRLTVARGLTRERLERQLDLVERINAELAPFRYLTGIEVDINEDGTLDQDDDLLARLDVVVASVHSKLRSPSEPMTRRMVAAIANPHVDVLGHCTGRMVAGSRKRPESEFDVDIVIEACRRFDVALEINSRPERLDPPRRILRAAVEADLLLALDTDAHAPGQLDWQANGVARAVECGVDPDRVVTTWDVDRLLAWTASR
- a CDS encoding MsnO8 family LLM class oxidoreductase; the encoded protein is MTVPLSILDLAPVAPGQAVGDSLARSVELARAAEAAGYRRVWYAEHHNMPRIASAATSVLIAHVAAHTSTIRLGAGGVMLPNHSPLTIAEQFGTLESLHPGRIDLGLGRAPGSDQATTYALRRDPRSAEQFPQDVQELQAFLGDETLVPGVYATPGRGTRVPLYVLGSSMFGAQLAALLGLPYAFASHFAPELLEPAVALYRREFRPSAQLAEPYVIAGVNVVAAQDADDAHAQLHQTLLLRVRAFLGRGQRWTDEEAEAVLASPQGRQIAHMLTYAAVGTPGEVVDYLEGFTKTADADELITAHQSPDADARLRSVRLLADAAGLRAA